From Trueperaceae bacterium, one genomic window encodes:
- a CDS encoding menaquinone biosynthesis decarboxylase encodes MSTPDLRSFLRLLEERGELVRVTEPVSPHLEAAAIADRAVKEGGPALLFENVVGHDIPVAMNLFGTARRMAWALGVEDLDQVTERLRDLLDVRLGGGLVGMMSNLPKLRELRALPPRRVRSAPVQSRVFTGEDVDITRLPVLTTWPQDAGPFVTLPLVITRDPVHGDVNVGMYRMQVLDPRTTAMHWQRHKTGARHFESAKRAGRRLEVAVALGGDPALTYAATAPIPPVPGLDELALTGFIRGRGVEVVRGVTVDLDVPAHAEIVIEGYVDPAEDLVTEGPFGDHTGFYTLPDLYPAFHVTAVTMRDDPVYPATVVGPPPMEDAFLVLASERIFLVPAQLILPEIRDYHMPPAGIAHNLVHVSIEKRYPGQAYKVANGLLGLGQMMFAKVVLVSDDPELDPKDLVGFWRGVLRRAVPGRDSQLAKGPMDVLDHASRACGYGSKLVIDGTIKHAEEGGDQPYEPNPERPREQLPNHAEVVDQHQVAGGFWFITTRKTRAGQGRHLGEWAARQPAARGVRLVAVVDDSCDPRDFAQVMWTLLNNIDPERDVQVIDDTFGSGARFVMDGTPKLRAEGFDRPWPEKLRTTAEVLRRVDELWPRLRR; translated from the coding sequence GTGAGCACGCCGGACCTGCGCTCCTTCCTGCGCCTCCTCGAGGAGCGGGGCGAGCTCGTCAGGGTGACGGAGCCCGTCTCTCCGCACCTCGAGGCCGCGGCGATCGCCGACCGCGCCGTGAAGGAGGGCGGTCCGGCGCTGCTGTTCGAGAACGTCGTGGGGCACGACATCCCCGTGGCGATGAACCTGTTCGGCACGGCGCGACGCATGGCGTGGGCGCTGGGCGTCGAGGACCTCGACCAGGTCACCGAGCGCCTGCGCGACCTCCTCGACGTGCGCCTCGGCGGCGGGCTCGTGGGCATGATGTCGAACCTGCCCAAGCTGCGCGAGCTGCGCGCGCTGCCGCCGCGTCGCGTGCGCAGCGCGCCGGTGCAGAGCCGCGTCTTCACCGGCGAGGACGTCGACATCACGAGGCTGCCCGTCCTCACGACCTGGCCGCAGGACGCCGGCCCGTTCGTCACCCTGCCGCTAGTGATCACGCGCGACCCCGTGCACGGCGACGTGAACGTGGGCATGTACCGCATGCAGGTGCTGGACCCGCGCACCACGGCCATGCACTGGCAGCGCCACAAGACCGGCGCCAGGCACTTCGAGAGCGCCAAGCGCGCGGGCAGGCGGCTCGAGGTCGCGGTCGCCCTGGGCGGCGACCCGGCGCTCACCTACGCCGCCACGGCCCCGATCCCGCCCGTGCCGGGGCTCGACGAGCTGGCGCTCACCGGCTTCATCCGCGGACGCGGCGTGGAGGTCGTGAGGGGCGTGACAGTGGACCTCGACGTGCCGGCGCACGCCGAGATCGTCATCGAGGGCTACGTGGACCCCGCCGAGGACCTCGTCACCGAGGGGCCCTTCGGCGACCACACCGGCTTCTACACTCTGCCCGACCTCTACCCCGCGTTCCACGTCACGGCCGTCACGATGCGCGACGACCCCGTCTACCCCGCGACGGTCGTCGGCCCGCCGCCGATGGAGGACGCGTTCCTCGTCCTGGCCAGCGAGCGCATCTTCCTGGTGCCGGCGCAGCTGATCCTGCCGGAGATACGCGACTACCACATGCCGCCGGCGGGCATCGCGCACAACCTCGTGCACGTGTCGATCGAGAAGCGCTACCCAGGCCAGGCGTACAAGGTCGCGAACGGCCTCCTCGGCCTGGGGCAGATGATGTTCGCGAAGGTCGTGCTCGTCTCCGACGACCCGGAGCTCGACCCCAAGGACCTCGTCGGCTTCTGGCGCGGGGTGCTGAGGCGCGCGGTGCCGGGGCGGGACTCCCAGCTCGCCAAGGGGCCCATGGACGTCCTCGACCACGCCAGCCGCGCCTGCGGCTACGGCAGCAAGCTCGTCATCGACGGGACGATCAAGCACGCTGAGGAGGGCGGCGACCAGCCCTACGAGCCCAACCCCGAGCGCCCGCGCGAGCAGCTGCCGAACCACGCCGAGGTCGTCGACCAGCACCAGGTGGCGGGCGGGTTCTGGTTCATCACCACGCGCAAGACGAGGGCCGGCCAGGGGCGGCACCTGGGCGAGTGGGCGGCGCGCCAACCGGCGGCGCGCGGCGTGCGGCTCGTCGCCGTCGTCGACGACTCGTGCGACCCGCGCGACTTCGCGCAGGTGATGTGGACGCTGCTGAACAACATCGACCCGGAGAGGGACGTCCAGGTCATCGACGACACCTTCGGCTCCGGAGCCCGCTTCGTGATGGACGGGACGCCGAAGCTGCGCGCGGAGGGGTTCGACCGCCCGTGGCCGGAGAAGCTCAGGACGACCGCAGAGGTTCTGAGGCGCGTCGACGAGCTGTGGCCGCGGCTGCGAAGGTGA
- a CDS encoding metallophosphoesterase family protein, whose product MKVGLISDVHANVLALEAVIEQLKLKGAERVLCLGDLVGYGPSPNETIDLIRSEGVVCTLGAADERLAFPFARRKAVRHGVADETIEWTKGVIEERHLTYLRSLPVQRRIATPIGWLRFFHGSFDDPNERVNLDRDPFTLTRLLEVNKCKVLAAGSTHVPFYRHIQDVGWVVNPGSVGLSLNGEPGADYALLTIDEENVTVEMDKVEYDFAAVAFDIVAWGLPPMVAEAIQMGRLPEKQRGTEDY is encoded by the coding sequence GTGAAAGTCGGCCTCATCAGCGACGTGCACGCCAACGTGCTGGCGCTCGAGGCGGTCATCGAACAGCTCAAGCTCAAGGGTGCGGAGAGGGTCCTGTGCCTCGGCGACCTGGTGGGCTACGGCCCCTCGCCGAACGAGACCATCGACCTGATCCGCAGCGAGGGCGTCGTCTGCACGCTGGGGGCGGCAGACGAGCGCCTGGCCTTCCCGTTCGCGCGGCGCAAGGCCGTGCGCCACGGCGTGGCCGACGAGACGATCGAGTGGACGAAGGGGGTCATCGAGGAGCGCCACCTCACGTACCTGCGCTCCCTGCCGGTGCAGCGCCGCATCGCGACGCCCATCGGCTGGCTGCGGTTCTTCCACGGCTCGTTCGACGACCCGAACGAGCGCGTGAACCTCGACCGCGACCCCTTCACCCTCACGCGCCTGCTCGAGGTCAACAAGTGCAAGGTGCTCGCCGCCGGCTCGACGCACGTGCCGTTCTACCGGCACATCCAGGACGTCGGCTGGGTCGTGAACCCCGGGTCCGTCGGGCTGTCCTTGAACGGCGAGCCGGGCGCCGACTACGCCCTGCTGACGATCGACGAGGAGAACGTCACCGTCGAGATGGACAAGGTCGAGTACGACTTCGCCGCGGTGGCCTTCGACATCGTGGCCTGGGGCCTGCCGCCCATGGTCGCCGAGGCGATCCAGATGGGCCGCCTCCCCGAGAAGCAGCGCGGCACCGAGGACTACTGA
- the hflX gene encoding GTPase HflX, which translates to MTADLARAMADLTLELGRGVSVLIDRRGRVVTVAVGDAADTPLPPFVGEAESRLAGLRLAHTHLKPGGLSPNDLTTLFLNRLDALIAIDVDPAQRGGASVGQAQLATVAPSGSETEDWIVDEPVPVWQLENADVLGRLRALEEELARQAGAREVARSSAERAVLVGLGPDDAETAARMAELAELVRSAGATVAASTVQRRAKPDHRTVVGEGKLQEAVSLAFHEDADLLVFDRELTPAQAREVERLTKLKVLDRTQVILDIFAQNASGREAQVQVELAQLKYQLPRLGGRGEAMSRLGGGIGTRGPGETKLEVDRRRIRDRIATLERAVADISRRRAETRKSRTASTTPVVALVGYTNAGKSTLFNALTKSAVLSQDKLFATLRPTTREGWLPELGPWGGTAVFTDTVGFIRDLPDELVDAFRATLEELHHADLLLHVVDGATPGAPDRVDAVQRILDELELEPPRLVVINKADAADPGVLKDLEERYGAVSVSAVTGAGLDRLRSQLAGVLPAPLAVEA; encoded by the coding sequence GTGACCGCCGACCTGGCGCGGGCCATGGCCGACCTCACCCTCGAGCTCGGCCGCGGCGTGAGCGTGCTCATCGACAGGCGCGGGCGCGTCGTCACGGTGGCGGTGGGGGACGCCGCCGACACGCCGCTGCCGCCCTTCGTCGGCGAGGCGGAGTCGCGCCTCGCGGGACTGCGACTGGCCCACACGCACCTCAAGCCGGGTGGCCTGTCGCCCAACGACCTCACCACGCTGTTCCTCAACCGCCTCGACGCGCTCATCGCCATCGACGTCGACCCGGCGCAGCGAGGCGGCGCTTCCGTCGGCCAGGCGCAGCTCGCCACCGTGGCGCCGTCGGGCAGCGAGACCGAGGACTGGATCGTCGACGAGCCGGTCCCCGTCTGGCAGCTCGAGAACGCCGACGTGCTCGGTCGGCTCCGGGCCCTCGAGGAGGAGCTCGCCCGTCAGGCGGGCGCGCGCGAGGTCGCCCGCAGCAGCGCCGAGCGCGCCGTGCTCGTCGGCCTCGGGCCCGACGACGCCGAGACGGCCGCGCGGATGGCGGAGCTGGCCGAGCTGGTGCGCAGCGCCGGCGCCACCGTGGCGGCGAGCACCGTGCAGCGCCGCGCCAAGCCCGACCACCGCACCGTCGTAGGCGAGGGCAAGCTGCAGGAGGCGGTGTCGCTGGCGTTCCACGAGGACGCCGACCTGCTCGTGTTCGACCGCGAGCTCACGCCCGCGCAGGCCCGCGAGGTCGAGCGCCTCACGAAGCTGAAGGTCCTCGACCGCACCCAGGTGATCCTCGACATCTTCGCCCAGAACGCCAGCGGGCGCGAGGCGCAGGTGCAGGTGGAGCTGGCGCAGCTCAAGTACCAGCTCCCGCGCCTGGGCGGACGCGGCGAGGCGATGAGCCGCCTCGGCGGCGGCATCGGCACCAGGGGCCCCGGCGAGACGAAGCTCGAGGTCGACAGGCGGCGCATCAGGGACCGCATCGCCACCCTGGAGAGGGCCGTCGCGGACATCAGCCGCCGCCGCGCCGAGACGCGCAAGTCCCGCACGGCCTCGACAACGCCGGTCGTGGCGCTCGTCGGCTACACGAACGCCGGCAAGTCGACGCTGTTCAACGCCCTCACGAAGTCCGCGGTGCTCTCGCAGGACAAGCTGTTCGCCACGCTGAGGCCCACGACGCGCGAGGGCTGGCTGCCCGAGCTCGGCCCCTGGGGCGGCACGGCCGTGTTCACCGACACGGTCGGGTTCATCCGCGACCTCCCCGACGAGCTCGTCGACGCCTTCAGGGCCACGCTCGAGGAGCTGCACCACGCCGACCTGCTGCTCCACGTCGTCGACGGCGCGACGCCCGGGGCACCCGACCGCGTCGACGCCGTGCAGCGCATCCTCGACGAGCTCGAGCTCGAGCCGCCGCGGCTGGTCGTCATCAACAAGGCCGACGCCGCCGACCCGGGCGTGCTGAAGGACCTCGAGGAGCGCTACGGGGCCGTGAGCGTCTCGGCCGTCACCGGCGCCGGCCTCGACAGGCTGCGGAGCCAGCTCGCGGGGGTGCTGCCCGCTCCCCTCGCCGTGGAGGCGTGA
- a CDS encoding acetyl-CoA C-acetyltransferase, with translation MIAAAARTPIGAFQGGLASLKAGELGAAAIKGALERAGVGPGDVDAVFMGNVLQAGQGQAPARQAAIFAGIDVKTPSVTINKMCGSGMEAIVQAVRAVRLGDAEVVVAGGMESMTNAPYLLPGARGGLRLGDAKVVDSLIHDGLWDVYNDKHMGSCAETCASRYSFSREAQDDFAERSYRRAQAASEDGTFAREIVPVEVKGRKGEVTVVAKDEGPYVVDFEKMRKLRPAFEQGGTVTAANASTINDGAAALVIASEEAAERRGLPVLATIEGYAGHGEQPEWFTIAPVGATRCLLERVGWRADAVDVYEVNEAFAVVPMALMRELGLEPDRVNVFGGAVALGHPIGASGARIVVTLLSAMAARGASRGVASICIGGGEALALALSAA, from the coding sequence GTGATTGCCGCCGCGGCGCGCACCCCCATCGGCGCCTTCCAGGGCGGTCTCGCCAGCCTGAAGGCCGGGGAGCTCGGCGCCGCCGCGATCAAGGGCGCGCTGGAGCGCGCCGGCGTCGGCCCGGGCGACGTCGACGCCGTGTTCATGGGCAACGTGCTGCAGGCCGGTCAGGGCCAGGCGCCGGCGCGGCAGGCGGCGATCTTCGCCGGCATCGACGTGAAGACGCCCAGCGTGACGATCAACAAGATGTGCGGCAGCGGCATGGAGGCGATCGTGCAGGCCGTCAGGGCCGTGCGCCTCGGCGACGCCGAGGTCGTCGTCGCCGGCGGGATGGAGTCGATGACGAACGCGCCCTACCTGCTGCCCGGCGCCCGCGGCGGCCTGCGCCTCGGCGACGCCAAGGTCGTGGACTCGCTGATCCACGACGGCCTGTGGGACGTCTACAACGACAAGCACATGGGCTCGTGCGCGGAGACGTGCGCCAGCCGCTACTCGTTCTCGCGCGAGGCGCAGGACGACTTCGCCGAGCGCTCCTACAGGCGCGCCCAGGCCGCCAGCGAGGACGGCACGTTCGCCCGCGAGATCGTGCCCGTGGAGGTGAAGGGGCGCAAGGGCGAGGTGACGGTCGTCGCGAAGGACGAGGGCCCCTACGTCGTGGACTTCGAGAAGATGCGCAAGCTGCGCCCCGCCTTCGAGCAGGGCGGCACCGTCACGGCGGCCAACGCCAGCACGATCAACGACGGCGCCGCGGCGCTGGTCATCGCCTCGGAGGAAGCCGCGGAGCGGCGCGGCCTGCCGGTGCTGGCGACGATCGAGGGCTACGCCGGCCACGGCGAGCAGCCCGAGTGGTTCACGATCGCGCCGGTGGGGGCCACGCGCTGCCTGCTCGAGCGCGTCGGCTGGCGGGCCGACGCGGTGGACGTGTACGAGGTCAACGAGGCCTTCGCCGTCGTGCCCATGGCGCTGATGCGGGAGCTGGGCCTCGAGCCCGACCGCGTGAACGTGTTCGGCGGCGCCGTGGCGCTCGGCCACCCGATAGGCGCCTCGGGCGCGCGCATCGTCGTCACTCTGCTCTCGGCGATGGCCGCGCGCGGCGCGTCGCGGGGCGTGGCGAGCATCTGCATCGGCGGCGGGGAGGCGCTGGCCCTCGCGCTCAGCGCGGCCTGA
- a CDS encoding metal ABC transporter permease, whose product MTFVEALALPFLQRALAAGVLIAVGTGLLGVFVVQRRLSFLGDGLAHTAFGGMGIGAFAIVATGLVGSGLALLRDPIWIAVPFSLLAAYGIYALRRRTDLSSDTAIGIAFAVSVALGVMFFSLIPPDANLGVSLMDLLFGSILGVRGDDLAVIALVTALAVAVIGRHWGRLAYATFDDELARADGVDTARLELVLYLLAAVVIAVSAVVVGVILMAAYLVIPAATARLLARTLAQMTLLSVVLGVLATVAGLAASFLLDVPSGSTIVLVQALTFAAAATARRRASEPLRSS is encoded by the coding sequence GTGACGTTCGTCGAGGCCCTCGCGCTGCCCTTCCTGCAGCGGGCGCTGGCAGCGGGCGTGCTCATCGCCGTCGGCACCGGCCTCCTCGGCGTCTTCGTCGTCCAGCGGCGGCTCTCCTTCCTCGGCGACGGCCTGGCGCACACGGCGTTCGGCGGCATGGGCATCGGCGCGTTCGCGATCGTTGCCACGGGCCTCGTCGGATCCGGGCTGGCGCTGCTGCGCGACCCCATCTGGATCGCCGTGCCGTTCAGCCTGCTCGCCGCCTACGGCATCTACGCCCTGCGGCGCCGCACCGACCTCTCCAGCGACACGGCCATCGGCATCGCGTTCGCGGTGAGCGTGGCGCTCGGGGTCATGTTCTTCTCGCTGATCCCGCCCGACGCCAACCTCGGCGTGTCGCTCATGGACCTGCTGTTCGGCTCGATCCTCGGCGTGCGCGGGGACGACCTCGCGGTCATCGCGCTCGTGACGGCCCTCGCCGTGGCCGTGATCGGCCGTCACTGGGGGCGCCTGGCGTACGCCACGTTCGACGACGAGCTGGCCCGCGCCGACGGCGTCGACACCGCCCGCCTCGAGCTGGTCCTCTACCTGCTCGCGGCCGTCGTGATCGCGGTCAGCGCCGTGGTCGTCGGGGTGATCCTCATGGCCGCCTACCTGGTGATCCCCGCGGCGACGGCGCGCCTCCTCGCCCGCACCCTGGCCCAGATGACGCTGCTCTCGGTCGTGCTCGGCGTGCTCGCCACCGTGGCGGGGCTCGCCGCCTCGTTCCTCCTCGACGTGCCGAGCGGCTCGACGATCGTCCTCGTGCAGGCGCTCACCTTCGCAGCCGCGGCCACAGCTCGTCGACGCGCCTCAGAACCTCTGCGGTCGTCCTGA
- a CDS encoding metal ABC transporter ATP-binding protein: protein MHFHGVTVRFSEATVLEDVTFDLPPGRFLAIVGPNGGGKSTLIKVALGLVTPRAGHAALFGDRAGAHPERIGYVPQLKTFDRTFPATALELVTTGLRGSWPARVGRRERERGLEALDRVGAASLADRQLARLSGGELQRAFLARALVRRPELVLLDEPATGVDFLVEHDLHDLLEGYRREAAAAGRPATVVMITHDMASARFHADTVLVLNRRLMAYGPPDEVLESDRLRLAFGHRRHEHPVAP, encoded by the coding sequence GTGCACTTCCACGGCGTCACGGTGCGCTTCAGCGAGGCGACGGTGCTGGAGGACGTCACCTTCGACCTCCCTCCCGGCCGGTTCCTCGCCATCGTCGGCCCCAACGGCGGCGGCAAGTCGACCCTCATCAAGGTGGCGCTGGGACTGGTGACGCCGCGCGCCGGCCACGCCGCGCTCTTCGGCGACAGGGCCGGGGCCCATCCCGAGCGGATCGGCTACGTGCCCCAGCTCAAGACCTTCGACCGCACGTTCCCGGCCACGGCCCTCGAGCTCGTCACGACGGGCCTGCGCGGCTCGTGGCCGGCGCGCGTGGGCCGCCGGGAGCGCGAGCGCGGGCTGGAGGCTCTCGACAGGGTCGGCGCCGCGTCCCTCGCCGACAGGCAGCTCGCCAGGCTCTCCGGCGGCGAGCTCCAGCGCGCGTTCCTCGCCCGCGCGCTGGTGCGGCGGCCCGAGCTGGTCCTGCTCGACGAGCCGGCCACCGGCGTCGACTTCCTCGTCGAGCACGACCTGCACGACCTACTCGAGGGCTACAGGCGCGAGGCCGCCGCCGCGGGCCGGCCGGCCACGGTGGTGATGATCACGCACGACATGGCGTCGGCCCGGTTCCACGCGGACACCGTTCTCGTGCTGAACCGCCGCCTCATGGCCTACGGTCCGCCGGACGAGGTGCTGGAGAGCGACAGGCTCAGGCTGGCCTTCGGGCACCGGCGGCACGAGCACCCGGTGGCGCCGTGA